Proteins encoded in a region of the Antedon mediterranea chromosome 2, ecAntMedi1.1, whole genome shotgun sequence genome:
- the LOC140039900 gene encoding uncharacterized protein: MTIKMQIPIPSGITKSKLIPFWLWCLSILVISISTSVSHEISFHEDYPRNVTIAETNKARFVCWLYKEHESTDQVSWMKHDKKLDKENRKYLFEQKQINKRIYEFSLVIFSVDKSDASDYRCIFDTSTHKIASRKAYLKVPSKECPKCYFTEPLYYIGDNAEITCTMKKTSTKFSMEFTRLAEIATSHENVTHMWITSLFPAKPGMNNTRFSYKLYINIIKEWHFCYTDPLIIVNKLNVTIHGDTIYMPNVEAEFTCVGNFTDAAKFTWTFE; the protein is encoded by the exons ATGACGATTAAAATG CAAATACCTATTCCTAGCGGAATTACCAAGTCTAAGTTGATACCTTTCTGGCTTTGGTGTCTTTCTATTCTGGTCATAAGCATTTCAACTTCAGTTTCTcatgaaatttcatttcatgaGGATTATCCCAGAAATGTTACCATTGCTGAAACAAATAAAGCAAGATTTGTATGTTGGTTGTACAAAGAGCATGAATCAACAGATCAAGTATCTTGGATGAAACATGACAAGAAGTTGGACAAGGAAAATCGAAAATATTTGtttgaacaaaaacaaataaataaaagaatttacgAGTTTAGTTTAGTCATTTTCTCAGTTGATAAATCAGATGCAAGCGATTATAGGTGTATTTTTGATACTTCAACACATAAAATAGCTTCAAGAAAAGCTTACCTAAAAGTACCATCAAAGGAATGTCCAAAGTGCTATTTCACTGAGCCGTTATATTACATTGGTgataacgctgaaattacttgCACAATGAAGAAAACCTCTACAAAATTCTCTATGGAATTCACCAGATTGGCTGAGATAGCTACATCACATGAAAATGTCACTCATATGTGGATAACCTCATTATTCCCTGCAAAGCCAGGTATGAACAATACCAGATTTTCTTATAAATTGTACATTAACATCATAAAGGAATGGCACTTTTGTTATACAGATCCACTAATTATTGTGAACAAATTAAATGTTACCATCCACGGAGACACAATCTACATGCCCAATGTCGAAGCAGAGTTTACCTGTGTGGGTAACTTTACTGATGCCGCTAAATTTACATGGACTTTTGAATAA